The stretch of DNA CGGCCAGCCACCACTTGCAttcatcaattgttataccatggaccttagttcaaaaaaataaaaaaaatatatatgtttgtagttgacatattttgtatctgcagttaacaatttgtgtctgtaaataaattgaatgcacataaatattaattacagGTACATAACATGTTAGttgcaaatacataatatgttgttACAATATTATATGTTTGCAGTTAACTTATTGCgtctataattaacatattatgtgtctgtagatACCATGttatatgtatgtaattaacatgttatgtgtcttcaattttactgtaaatacaaaatattttaactgcagatacataatttaaaagttattttggacttgggttcacaatgcaagataagataaattatgttatatggtataatttgcctacatTCATCGTCTCTTAGTCGATGGAAGTCATGGGCTCACAGTCTCGCACTAAGAATCAAGATTAATCCACTACTTGGGCTTGACAAAATGTGGCCAGATTGCATACTCCAAGCCTATCTTCTTGTCTAATTAATTTCTAGCCCACTTCCACCTTCTTGAGCTTAATCAAATTCAAATGGCCCATTAGCCTGTGTCCcggaaaattattgtgtggaccatagttcaCATAGCTATGTTGcccatgaatataatgtacatttttattatactaaaagtatattatttttgtactgaaggtacattatttgatagtatatacaaaataatgtattttatttacaaaaataatgtactttaaaataatgttctttatttacaaaaataatgtacttttagtatattaaaaatgtactttttatttatggtccacacagctatgtagaccatggtccatgcaaaaATGATTGCCTATGCCCCCATcaaatgacaaattattgtggatcatgaatgcaatatacatttttaatatactaaaagtatacataaaatacattatagtTCACAATTTAGTGGACCATGTTCCATGACATCAAATAGATATCGTAAGGACAACTTTAATAGACACAATTTAGTGGACGTTTATCAGGCCTATTAGGAGAGAtgtgagaaagaaaaaaaatgagaaaaagaaaagaaaagaaaacgcAGGAAAATTGATTTCCGCACCTATCGAGTGCATGCAGtcactttcattttttaaaaaaaaaatttgatctcCTTCACATCCATTTTCTTTCCTCTTTCTTTTCCCTACTCTCCTCCCAGCCATTTTCTCTCTCAGACAACAGAGCAAAGACACTCCGAAAAACTCACTGTTGGGATTGGTCTAAAATTTTCCTGTCCAATATGCAGTTATATTATTGAAACTGGGGTTGGCTATATTACTTTATTGAGTTGCAGATTAATTAGGCTAACAGTGGGAGTTGAGAGTGATGTGTTGAAAAGATTCTCCCTCCCCTCCAACATATATACCCCTTTCCCCCCTCCTTCTTCCTTTCATTCCCCTCTACTTCAATTCTTCTTTACTCTTCACTCTCTAATAATCTCTCTATCTATACCCCTTTCccattcttctctctctcttaaaAGCTTGAGAATGAGTTGCAATGGCTGCCGAGTCCTCCGCAAAGGCTGCAGTGACAACTGCACCTTAAGACCCTGCCTTCATTGGATCAACTCCCCTCAATCCCAAGCCAACGCCACCATCTTCCTCGCCAAGTTCTACGGCCGCGCCGGCCTCATCAACCTCATCAACCAAGGCCCCGACCTCCTTCGCCCTGGTACGTATAAACCCTAAATCACGATAATTCAGTAACTCAATAACTCATGCCCTGACCTAATACTGTTGTTGCCGAGTTTCAAACCCTGGTCTTTTTCTCTCAAATACTGTCTACTAAACGACTTGACtgtaataaagtaataacatagcAGAATTGCAGATATAAAGGATAAGTTTTTTAatgttgtttttatatatatatttgcagcgATTTTCAAGTCTTTGTTATATGAAGCGTGTGGCCGGATCATAAACCCTATTCACGGTTCAGCCGGGTTGGTGGGGGAAGGGAGATGGGAATTGTGCACGGAAGCCGTGGAGGCGGTGTTGAAAGGCATGCCAATTACGCCGCTCTCCACCGGCCACGGCGGAGCTCCGGCGAGACCAATCTTCCCTCTAAAAGGCTCCGACATTCGCCACTTCTCCAAGGACTCGCGGCCGGTTCGCCGGGTCAGGACTCGCAACCGGTTCAAGCGGTCCGCCTCCGTGTACGGCGGAGCACTGCTCCCCGACGAGTTCACGGCCGAGCCGGCCAAGTTCAGCATCACCGGCTGGGACTGCGACAAGCCAGAAAACAATGGGAGTGACCGAGCGCCCAGCCACGACTCGCTCTCCGTTGAAACTGTGGAGCCGAGTCTTGTGAACCGGGAATGCCCGGTTTGGATCCCTGAAACAGAGATATGGACCGGTGACGAGGATGGCGAGCCGATACTGGAGCTGACGCTCGGCGTGAATCCAGCGCGGCGTGCGCCAGCCGAGAAACTCTGtattagtaacctgtagctGTGTAGCTGTTTTGGCGGCTTGTGTTTTTAGCTGGCTAATTTCTAGAGCATTGAGCATCTTTTAgattctatttttgttttgttttctctgTTTTTAGGTTTTGAAATGTGAATATTGGGTTCACCCCAAgtgtttgaataaataaataaatatatttatatatacatacatatatataaactcaTTTTATATCTATTgtcattaattataaattaataaaaatgatcTAAATACAACATTTCCATACAAATTATAACTACAAGGAACTTTACAAAGAAAGACTATAACTTTGACCccaaaaaaactaatttatttattggtaaaaaaaaacagaaaagcaatttatttattaatattaatatacacatTATTTAAAAACCTTGCGGTGGCGGATAACCACATAATTACATACAATGAGCAATCAAACTCTCATTTGGAATTCTATCGCTCCATAAATTGATGATGACCATTATTTATTAAGGAATATTTTAAGGTTCCATAAATTGTTATTGCATTTTTTCTATTAGAGAACCATATACCAGCACTTTATGGTATACCACAATTCACTCAAAAGTGTACCACACTCGGTGCAAGAAATTACCAAAATACCACTGTGTTTTTTCTCATCTTCATTGATTTTCAACCGTTGATCTGAGCGCATCGAATGGTCCAAAAAAtttcacacaattttttttaatttaatattgttaGAAATTTACAATCAACCTAAAAGCCGTTACCTATATCACTATATGTGTTATGGAGTGTGGGGCTTAAGTTGTGTTATTATATTCTTTTGCTGAGTGGTATTACCTTCATGGGGTAGggagtaattttaatttattaataattttggcATTTCTGTGTTCTTCAAGTGCTAAATATAAAAAGTATAAATGATGTCATGGACGGTGTGATTCAATCATGAAATAATCCATTGTAATTAACCATGCTTTGATTACCCAACATAACAAGATTACATTACTTAAGATAAGAGGAAAGTTCTTAAGATATTATTGGAGcttgaatttaatatattatatagtatataccCAAGAATCAAAATTATCAAGTGGgtgttttcattaaaaaaaatttatatattttaaatagcTATAATTTATACAATGTTGCATAACTACTAAGGCAATAAAATCTTCTATTtgtggtttattattattacttgtgtAATACGTCATACATGCATAGTTGAGTAATGCTGCATTTACTCACTAATTGTATTTCTTAATGTGGCATTTgaatcttttaaatatttaattattaactcATAATGGAATCAACCAATTTACAAGTGCACAAGTagtgaataaaattttatttatttatttattttgtttagccTTATCAATAATATTATGTCACAAAGTAAAAAGTAGATATTGATTTTTGTAgcaaaaattaacaaatttcttAGTAGGTATTGCACAAATGTACAATAAAATGTTCACTAAGTTATGtcttgtaaatttttttaaatagataaTATGCAAAATGATTTATTGGCTATCCttttaactactaatttattaaaaatagtcctttgaattgaaaattatagcACATCATAAtaaaggaccattttgggtgttgacttattattattatttttttttttgggtacaaaTAAAATGACAAGAAACCTAGTGACATGCTAATAAGATACAACTCAAACAAGAAAGTTGTTATAAACTTCACTAtgtttgtaatttatttataaaatgaattgatgtaattttattttattatcataaATTGAAACTGATACgtaaattattactattttgtGATATTTTTTCCAATATTGAATATGACTTGCAACTCATTAATCATGATGACCAAGTTGTGCATAAAGTAATAAGCAATAtgcaatttttaatataattttagagctagaaaatggattattagtcATTGTATACTTGGTAAGGGTGATTAGGTGGAGCTACAAAGTACGACTACGCATCTACTTTTTATTGGATGCgtatattgtttttaaaacaaaGATTCCAAATAAGTCATAAGTCATTAgaacatcattattattttaataaggaTTTTTAAAAGAGATTCCTAAACGGAGTTGCTTAGCCGCATAAAAACGGTTGCTGAATGCGACGTATATCACAGACtttcaaacttataatttttattttttattttttactttaaaaataataatgttcattttttttcaatcaaAGTATTACTCtcttttacattattttattttattccatcGGTGGTGGGCCATTCACTGAATGTAAACCTTTGAGCATAATTAGCACTTTCTTGTTTTTGAATAATCTAATGTGTCGTCATCGAAATAATGTAACGAGGTTTACTAGtttaattgaaattcatttAAACAATCTTTAGAAAATAGTTGAAATGAATGATTAATTGTCATAATTAAAAGCTATAGCACATATGAATTGATCTGATATTAATTGTTAGGATGTCATACTTACTGctatgtcaaaagttataatgAATAGCggatgtataattttattttcttatacatgTAATTGTTAACGTCACATTTTGATGACATGATCCTAAATTCGacctttaattttaaatatatactcaACATTAACTATTCAAAATCTTTCAGATATTCCAAGTACACCATATGTTGGCCAACTAAATTAAACCCgtcatcaaattaattaaattactaatGATGTGTTAAAGACTTTATGGTCAAGTAACATAACTGTGACTTTTTCAAATGAGTGGTCAAAAGTTCGAAACTTAGTAaaaatattgactctttgtgtttcaatagattGTTGGAACccgacagatactacattataataattatgttaataGTGCGCACCGTACGTGGacatatatacggagtattttggCCAAATTTATTTGGTCAACCACAGAACTCCTTTACTGAATTATTTCAGAAACGGTGTCCACGTCACAGACGCGGCGAAACAACATTACCCATGGATtatattcttaataattaactaatatGTGCCCTCCGTAGGATCCACACAAACAAATATGTCACAGATTCATCTGACTCAATGAATAtacctgaatatatatatatatatatatatatatatatatatatatatatatatatatatgctagtgtgaaaaaaaaaacagagaaatagCATATAAACTATCTTCTGACCAAATTAGTGGTTAATTGATTCTGATTTACATGAtgataattttgtattattttagttctcaaaaattttttttttttgtattatttcaTAACTAAAGTTGCATATTTTACTACATGaaagtgtatttttttaaaaagtgcacaTTTTACTATATAAAAGTAGAATAGTCAAAGCGAACTTTATCCGATGATAAGTTAGCCCGTTCTGCCTTATATAGGTAAGGGGTAGGATTTCTATTTTAACGGCCCGTGAGTCtaacatgcatatataatattattatagattAGAGAATAAAAGTATACTTTGTacccaccaaaaaaaattggatcgGATTAGATAAGCTGACCTAGATGTCGAGCAGGGCGGGCTATGCCATTGGCAGCCCTCCAAAGGCCACATAGGCTTGTCCTACCCTGCTTGCTCATATTAAGAGGTCTATATAAAAGTATAGTGTAAGTacggaaaatatatatttttttcacacGAGAAGAACTTTTcgcatttattatataaaagttgtctccttttacatattttgggTTGAAGGCACCAACATCTTTTCGTATATCTCAATTTGTGCTTCACTGAAATCATTTCGTATATGTATTGTTTGATTCTTGatatttcaataattgtttctttcttttctttttttataagacaaaattaaaagtatagtaACTCGTGGTAAGAAAATTGCTTTGATTATATATAGAGCAAGATACCAtgaaatgtttttatatatcaTGTGTACGCATGTTCTGAAATTAAACTCTATAGGTTAACAACTCGATCTAGATGCCTTCAAAAGATTCTTtactattttattcttttttaaaatgcaACTTCACATTGTTTAATATATGCATGCCTATTTATTACatgaaaaattttcattttaattcgGAATATAACATGATTGGTAAGCCATGCCACCCAAGTCTATAAACTTTGCTCAATTTGCATTATTCTAATatatgaggaagaagaaaccaTTCTACATTCATTGAATCTATGTGCTGTAGCaagaatattataaaatattgtttCCATCATCtaacttaaataataatataccaTCGATTTTAGATAGAAAAAATATCTTTAACAATACCTATATACTCAAGGTCTCATGTTCTAACATCGTGAATGGAGCAATAAGCATCAAGATATCTGAACTCCCTTCATAGAGGGTTTAGCAATAACTCAACTGATCTATATTGATTAGAACTTTAATACCGAAATATGAAATTTATACTCTTGCCCAACACTCACACTAAAGACCTCCACAATTAGAAAAAACACATATCATTTTTTTCGACCACCCAAAaaagtagtaaaaaaaattaagacttTAAAACCTTTTTCAACTGCCATTCATGGTGGTTAATTAGTCTTGGGACGAAAGGTCACAGCTCCTTCCGACCGGAAGGAGCATTGCTTCTCCAATACGCAAGGCATTAtagtggaccctacatatatttatactataaaataacaatttaattaaaattttcatttcagcTAACATTTTCAACAACCGAAAAGTAATTCATATTTCCAATCACTTCTTTAGAAGGTTAGAAATCTGGATATTTTTAGCCATGCTCAATCGTGTAGCTATATGTTGACAACAAAGTTTCTGATTAAGCAACACAAAATTACTTAAATTAGTTCTTAATTACGTGTTCGTTGACAACACAGTTTGTGATTAAGcaacacaaattaaagtttacTACTAAATTACGTGTTCGAAAGCAACTTAATATATTTTCTATCTTTTTAAGGATTGTTAATAATAGTTGAACGAAGTTGTTTAGCCGCGTAGAGCAGAATCCAAATGATGTAAGATCGACTTTTCTAACACTAGTTGCTCATCATCATGTAATCTGATTGGTTAGTTCATAAAATATTGAGCTTTTCAACATGTTATTGCGATATGACGTCATGGATGATGTCAACTAATTATcagtaaaatttgagaaattCAGGAGGCAGGattaaaataaagttttaattcttgGGTGCATAAAAGGTTACTTAGAATAGTAGTAAACAATAATTttccattaaaatatttaaaatttatggtGACGTGGAACATCATGTTCGGGAATCATGTTTTGTATatgattctttaatttaatacGAGGAAAATAGACATCGTTTGTATGTGGAgagggtggggtggggtggggtgggggtagGGGGGAGGGATAACCAATCTTTGGGTATGGAGTTATGGACTACATGATGTCAGCTTTTCAAGATATCAGCAAACGAATGaggattttcatttttgttcaaattcagatagatatatatatatataggaaatataataaggaaaaaatgtcaaataagttTATTAGACTTATTGTTTTTGTGGAATCggattattaaatttaatatagtcACATTATGCACTAAGAGTTTCCGTTCATTTGTCGTTCTAATTGAGATAAAGGTTGAAATGTCATCAATTCAAACTGCACTTAAGTTATTGTGTGTGTTACCATTTATTTTTGACCACTTAATGCGTTATTGcctaaaaaaacaaattacaatGGAAAAGAAATCTATGGATGAAAATGGAAAACTTCCAATGAGAGTAGCAAGCCATTTATGTAATCACGCAAACCATTTACTTTTGACCACTTAATGCGTTATTGCCCCCCAAAAAACAAAGGAATCTATggataaaaatggaaaacttcCAATGAGAATAACAAACCATTTATGTAATCACGCGGACCATTTACTTTGGACCACTTAATGTATTATTGCGTGTCTTGAACGGTAAACCGTTACTTTCGGACTAAtattac from Ipomoea triloba cultivar NCNSP0323 chromosome 7, ASM357664v1 encodes:
- the LOC116025909 gene encoding LOB domain-containing protein 40-like, which codes for MSCNGCRVLRKGCSDNCTLRPCLHWINSPQSQANATIFLAKFYGRAGLINLINQGPDLLRPAIFKSLLYEACGRIINPIHGSAGLVGEGRWELCTEAVEAVLKGMPITPLSTGHGGAPARPIFPLKGSDIRHFSKDSRPVRRVRTRNRFKRSASVYGGALLPDEFTAEPAKFSITGWDCDKPENNGSDRAPSHDSLSVETVEPSLVNRECPVWIPETEIWTGDEDGEPILELTLGVNPARRAPAEKLCISNL